A stretch of DNA from Aurantiacibacter atlanticus:
TCTCCATCACCTCATCAGAGATATCGTAATTGCCCCACACTGTCTGCACATCGTCGTCATCATCGAGCACGTCCATCAGCTTGAGCAGAGTCGAAGCGTTCTTTTCGTCCATGTCGACGGTGAGGTTGGGCTTCCAGGCCAGCTTCACGGTTTCAGCCTCTCCTAAAACCTTTTCAAGGTCGGCTGCAACCTGATGAAGATCGTCTGCTGCGGTCCAGATTTCATGGCCGTCTTCCGACGACGCGATGTCTTCCGCACCCGCCTCCATTGCCGCTTCGAGCACCTTGTCCTCACTGCCTGCGGTGGCAGGATAAAGGATGAAGCCCAGCCGCTCAAACCCGTGAACAACGCTGCCTTCGGTGCCCAGATTGCCGCCATGTTTGGAAAATGCCGTGCGCACGGCGGTGGCGGTGCGGTTGCGATTGTCTGTCAGCGTTTCCACGATGATCGCGCTGCCGCCGGGACCATAGCCTTCATAGCGGACCTCTTCGTAATTCTCGTCATCCCCTGCGGTCGCCTTGTCGATGGCGCGCTGGATATTGTCCTTGGGCATGGACTGCGCCTTGGCGGTATTGACCGCGAGGCGCAGGCGTGGGTTCATGTCCGGATCGGGCGTGCCCATCTTCGCCGCCACCGTGATTTCGCGGGAAAGCTTGGAAAAGAGGTTGGACCGCTTTTTGTCCTGCGCACCCTTGCGGTGCATGATATTCTTAAATTTGGAATGGCCTGCCATGGGTTTCGCTAGTCTCGAGATTTATTGTGGGATTAGCCCTTATCGCAGCATTGCGCTGGGTAGCAACCCGGAGGAAAGACGATTCCGCCGGGATGGGACGACGTCAACATCCCCACAGGCGGCATGCGCTAAACGCTAGCGTTTTCGAAGATGTGCTGCGCCTTCGTGCCCGGGCAAGCGGGCATGCGATCACCGAGCTCGATAATCGCGCAGCTAAGGGTGTCCGGCAGATTTTCCAGCACGGACCCGATCGCCCGGACCGGGCTTCACTTCCGCAATTACTGGCCATCACCCCTGCGGCGCAGCGGGCGCCTCAACCCATGCCGAGCGCGGCCTTATAGGTATCGAGAATCATTTCCTGCTCGCTGCGATCATTGGGCTCCATCTTCCGCAGGCGCACAATCTGGCGCATGATCTTGGCATCATATCCTACTGCCTTCGCCTCTAGATAGACGTCGCGAATATCATCGGCGATGCCCTTCTTTTCCTCTTCGAGGCGTTCAATGCGCTCGATCAGCAGGCGCAGGCGGTCGTCGGTGGCTTCGGCCATGGTATAACTCCATAAATGCGAGAATCAGTTGGCCCGTCGTTAGCGGGGCATTCTGGCGCGGTGAAGGCGCTGCATGTCTTCTCCACGCGATTTTACTCCGCGGGCATCACGCCACATCCCAGCCGCATTGCCCGTTACTTGCGCCATGAGGGTCAGAAGAGCGCATTCTGATGGTCGTTGAAAAGATCCGCTGCGTAGCTGACGCTCAACCGCTGGAACTTAGGTTTCGCCGTCAGCAAGTTTGCCCTAGCGAAGATCGGCTGCGTTCTTATGCAGACTGGCGGCCATCGCCTCAATCTGTTCGCGCGTCGCCTCGCTCTGGTGTGTCGCCTTCCATTCATCCATCGGCATGCCGTGGATCAACTCCCGTGCAGCTGCCTTGTCACCATCAAACCCCGCGTCGATTATCCAGTCGGACAGGCAATTGCGGCAAAAACCGGCAAGCCCCATCAGCTCTATGTTTTGTGCATCATGGCGATGGCGCAGATGGCGTACCAGCCGCCGGAATGCCGCGGCCGCCACATCATCGGGCAAGGTGTCGATTGGATCAGGTTGCTCACGCATACCAATGTGTCCTTGAACATGGTTAGAGGATGCTTGTCTTGTCGCATGCCAATGGCATAGGCACAATGCATGGAACAGCAGCAAAATCCGAGACTCGATCCTCGCGGTCGCAAGGTCAAGATCCTTGCCACAACCGGGCCAGCCACCGCCAATCCAGATGTGCTCCGCAATTTGTTCCTTGCTGGTGCCGATGCTTTCCGCGTGAATATGAGCCATGGTGAACACGAGGTCCACGCACAGACAATCGCAAACATCCGCGCGCTGGAACGCGAATTCAGGCGGCCCATCGCAATTCTGGCCGATCTTCAGGGCCCCAAGCTTCGTGTTGGCAAATTTGCCGATGGCCGTGCCACTATCGCGCATGGTGCCAGCTTCACCTTTGATCGCTCAACTGAACCAGGTAATGCGGCCCGCGTAGAACTGCCGCATGCAGAGATTTTCAATGTCATCGAGGAAGGTCAACGCCTGCTGGTCAATGACGGGAAAATCCGCCTGCGGGTAAAGTCGATCAGCGCCGATGCCATTGTCTGCAAGGCGGAAGTTGGCGGCGTGATATCGGATCGCAAGGGGGTGAATGTCCCCGATACCGAAATTCCCATTCCCGCGCTCACCGACAAGGATCGCCGCGACCTCGCTTTTGCGATGGAGCAGGGTGCCGATTGGATCGGCCTGTCATTTGTCCAGCGCCCCGATGACCTTGCCGAGGCGCGCAAGCTGATGATCGGCGCGGACGGAAAACCGCGCGGCGCGCTTTGTGCCAAGATCGAAAAGCCGCAGGCAATCCATCGCCTGCACGAGATCATTGATCTGGCAGACGGTATCATGGTCGCGCGCGGCGATCTGGGCGTAGAGCTTAATCCCGAAGAAGTGCCACCGCTGCAGAAGAAAATTGTCAATGCCACCCGCCTGACCGGCAAGCCAGTTATCGTGGCTACGCAGATGCTCGAATCCATGATTGAAAGCCCTGCGCCAACCCGCGCAGAGGTGTCCGATGTTGCCAACGCCGTCTATGACGGTGCCGACGCAGTAATGCTCAGCGCAGAAACCGCAGCTGGTGACTGGCCCGAAGAAGCCGTCTTAATGATGGCCAATATCGCAAAACAGGTGGAACAGGACGAATCCTACCTGCCCCGCGTGCGCATGCTGGACACCCCGCCTGACGCAACCACTGCCGATGCGCTGGCACATGCCTGCATGACGATTGCCGATACGGTGAAGATCAATGCGATTACCGTCTTCACATCATCAGGCAGTTCTGCCCGCCGCGTCGCACGCGAACGGCCGGCTGTTCCTGTCATGGTGCTCACCCCCAGCGATGAAGTCGGAAGGCGCGTGGCGCTGCTATGGGGCACACATCCCGTCATCACCCGCGACATCGGCAGTTTTGAGGAGATGATCGCCAAGGGTAAACGCATGGCGCTGCGCCACGGTTTTGGTGGATCGGGCAGCCGACTTGCGGTGATGGCAGGCGTGCCATTCGGCCAGTCCGGCGCCACCAACCTCGTCCACGTGGTTTCGGTGCAGGGTGACGAATTGAAGAATTACGAAAGCTGATCCAGCCGCGGGGCAATAATGGTCCCCTGCCGCCCCAAAGGGCAATGCTGCTTTTCGACGAGATGGAAGACAATGGAGCGGGCGAGGCGATTCGAACGCCCGACCCCAACCTTGGCAAGGTTGTGCTCTACCCCTGAGCTACGCCCGCTCACTGACGCTCATCCGAAAGGTCCTTCCGGATGGGGAGCGGCGCGGTTAGCACCAGCTTGCCACCCCCGCAAGAGATAATCGTGCTGTTTTGGCTCCCCTTTGAAACATTAGGCCGCCACTATCCGATAACCCCTTCACAAACTGCACACTGACGCCACATTGGGCCCTTATCCGCACGTAACTTTTACAGGAGCATCACCTTGGCAAGCATGGGCCTCAATATTGACGAACAAAAAGCGGTCGACCGTTTTCGCAAGCAGGTGGTGGAACCCAGCCAGACCAAGCTGGTGATCGTCGATTTCTGGGCCGAATGGTGCGGTCCGTGCAAGGCGCTGGCGCCGATGCTGGAAAAAGTGGTCGCCGAATATTCCGACAAGGGCGTGCTTCTGGCCAAGATCGATGTGGATGAGGAAAAGTTCATCGCGGCCCAGTTTCAGGTCCAGTCCATCCCCACGGTCTATGCCATATTCAAGGGCCAGCCTGTCGCCGATTTGACCTCCGCGCGCACGGAATCGCAGCTGAAATCCGCTCTCGACGAGCTGCTGAAGCAATTGCCGGTGCAGCCGGGTGCTGGCGGTGCGGAAGACGAAATGGCACAGATGGAAGCCCAGCTTGCCGAGATGATCGCCATGGGCGAAGAACTGCTCGCTGCAGAAGAGCATGACAAGGCGATTGAGCTTTATTCGCAAATCTCCCAAGGCGCCCCACCTCCCCTGGCGCAGAAGCCCGAAGTACAATCTGGCCTGATCCGCGCGCTGATCGCTGCCGGACGCACCGAGGAAGCGCGCGCCGCTTTCGACAATCTGCCAGAGGATGTGCAGGGCGATCCGCTGGTGCAGCAGGCGCAGACTGCGATTGAACTGGCCGGAACCAAGGTCGATGACAGCGAATTGCAGGCATTGCGCGCCGCGGCAGCCGAACGTCCGGCTGATAATGCAGCTCAACTGGCATTTGCCGAAGCGGCCTTTGCGGCTGGTGAACGTGACGAAGCAGCCGATGTGCTGCTACGCGCGATCAAGGCATCGGGTGAAGGCGAAGACGGTGAAGCGGATGAAGTAAAGGCTAAACTGCTCCAGATCTTCGAAGCAGTAGGACTGGAAGATCCGTGGGTTTCAGCCCAGCGCCGCAAGCTTTCATTGCTGTTGTTCGGATGAGCGGAACGCGTCTTTCCATCTTTCCGCTGACAGGTGCGATCCTGTTTCCCGGGCTGCAATTGCCGCTCCATATATTCGAGCCGCGATATCGCGCGATGGTTGGCGATTCGCTGGCTCGTGACCGCAGAATTGCGATGATCCAGCCGACCGAACCGGAGGATGATGCCCCGCTTTACGGGATTGGTTGTGTGGGCAAGATTACCGATGTGCAAACCAGTGAGGACGGGTTGTATAACATCGTCCTGGAAGGCGAGGCGCGTTTCCGTATCCTGCGCGAACTCAGCGTCAATACGCCGTTTAGGCAGGTCGAGGCAGAATTGATCGAAGAGCCTGCCGAGGAGTATCTCTCATTGGGTGAACGCGCCAGCTTTGAGCATGAGGCGCGCAAATTTGCCGATGCACAGGGCTATGCGATTGACTGGGATTCGGTCGCGCAACTGGATGATGTCACGCTTATCAACGGGGTATCGCAAATTGCGCCATTCGATGCCGCCGCCAAGCAGGGCCTGCTCGAAGCGCCTAACCTGCGCGAAAGGTGCGATCTGCTAGTGTCCTTGCTGGAGTTTTTCGCCAAGGGCGATCCCGATGAAGGTCACGTCACGCTTCAGTAGCGCATTCAGACGTTGAAACTGCCGCGCAATCCGTCAATCACATATTGTGCGGCCAGCGCGGCGAGCAGCACGCCAAGCAATCGCGTAATCACCGCTTCTACCCGCGCACCAAGCATGCGGATCAGCGGACCCGCCGCCATCAGCGCAACCATGGTGAGAAGCAGCACAGCGCCAAGCGCGCCTAGGACGACCAGCGTTTCGTCCAGCCCTTCTGCCTCATTCTGCAACAGCATGATGGCGGCAATCGCGCCTGGACCTGCCAGCATCGGCATCGCCATGGGGAAGACCGAGACATCCTCGACCTCTGGTGTGGCGGCAACCTTTTCGGCGCGTTCCTCACGCCGCTGGGTGCGCTTTTCAAAAACCATTTCCCAGGCAATCCAGAACAGCATCAGGCCGCCTGCAATGCGGAAACTGTCAAGCTCAATATGCAGCGCGCCCAGCAGATCCTGCCCGAAGAGGGCGAATACAAGCAGTATGATTGCCGCGATCACGCAAGCCCGCATCGCCATATTGCGGGCCTGCGCAGGCGTCGCACCCTTTGTCAGCCCGGCATAAATTGGCGCGCAACCCGGCGGATCGATCACCACGAACAGCGTGATAAAGGCGGAAAGGAACAGTTGGAGCACGGCTTGTTACTGACCTTGTGGCGATGGCGCAGATGCGGGGTCTGGCGGAACGGTGAAATCCAGTGCCTGTTCCCAGACACCATTGCGCAGCCAATCCACGACGACACGACGGGTTCCATCTGCGTGATGTTCCCACCTGTATTGCAATGTCCAGTCATCGGACTGGCGCGTGCGACTTTTTACATTGTCGGCCAGTTCTGCCTCAGGCGGCAGGGCGATGGGGCCACCGCGCGCGCAATCGGCCACGCGCCCGTCGATCGCAGTCATGCCGGGAACGATGATTGCGTCCTCGGGAATATCCGGCGCGGTGCGCGGCGCTGGCTGCGGATTATCGGGCGCGGCCATTTCATATGACCATTTATAGCCGCGGTCGCTCTGCAGATCCCACGCGGTGACATAACTGCCCAGAAGTCCTTCTGGGTCCTGGAACCGCCCGAAACTGACCGCCAATGTGCCATCGCAGCTCGACCAGACGGCGGTGGGCGACCAGGCGACGGCCTCCGCCGGGTCTGCCAGTTCTGCAAGAAAAGAGGCGGCAGGGATCGTTCCATCACGGCCATGCAGCAAGGCGCCCGTAGCGGCATATTCGCGCGAGGCGGTCCACTGGCCTTCATCGCGGGCCTTGCGCGCAAAAGCGATATCGGCAGCGACAACGCGGCCCGG
This window harbors:
- a CDS encoding DUF2312 domain-containing protein; the encoded protein is MAEATDDRLRLLIERIERLEEEKKGIADDIRDVYLEAKAVGYDAKIMRQIVRLRKMEPNDRSEQEMILDTYKAALGMG
- a CDS encoding tetratricopeptide repeat protein, producing the protein MGLNIDEQKAVDRFRKQVVEPSQTKLVIVDFWAEWCGPCKALAPMLEKVVAEYSDKGVLLAKIDVDEEKFIAAQFQVQSIPTVYAIFKGQPVADLTSARTESQLKSALDELLKQLPVQPGAGGAEDEMAQMEAQLAEMIAMGEELLAAEEHDKAIELYSQISQGAPPPLAQKPEVQSGLIRALIAAGRTEEARAAFDNLPEDVQGDPLVQQAQTAIELAGTKVDDSELQALRAAAAERPADNAAQLAFAEAAFAAGERDEAADVLLRAIKASGEGEDGEADEVKAKLLQIFEAVGLEDPWVSAQRRKLSLLLFG
- the pyk gene encoding pyruvate kinase — encoded protein: MEQQQNPRLDPRGRKVKILATTGPATANPDVLRNLFLAGADAFRVNMSHGEHEVHAQTIANIRALEREFRRPIAILADLQGPKLRVGKFADGRATIAHGASFTFDRSTEPGNAARVELPHAEIFNVIEEGQRLLVNDGKIRLRVKSISADAIVCKAEVGGVISDRKGVNVPDTEIPIPALTDKDRRDLAFAMEQGADWIGLSFVQRPDDLAEARKLMIGADGKPRGALCAKIEKPQAIHRLHEIIDLADGIMVARGDLGVELNPEEVPPLQKKIVNATRLTGKPVIVATQMLESMIESPAPTRAEVSDVANAVYDGADAVMLSAETAAGDWPEEAVLMMANIAKQVEQDESYLPRVRMLDTPPDATTADALAHACMTIADTVKINAITVFTSSGSSARRVARERPAVPVMVLTPSDEVGRRVALLWGTHPVITRDIGSFEEMIAKGKRMALRHGFGGSGSRLAVMAGVPFGQSGATNLVHVVSVQGDELKNYES
- a CDS encoding YebC/PmpR family DNA-binding transcriptional regulator; translated protein: MAGHSKFKNIMHRKGAQDKKRSNLFSKLSREITVAAKMGTPDPDMNPRLRLAVNTAKAQSMPKDNIQRAIDKATAGDDENYEEVRYEGYGPGGSAIIVETLTDNRNRTATAVRTAFSKHGGNLGTEGSVVHGFERLGFILYPATAGSEDKVLEAAMEAGAEDIASSEDGHEIWTAADDLHQVAADLEKVLGEAETVKLAWKPNLTVDMDEKNASTLLKLMDVLDDDDDVQTVWGNYDISDEVMEKVSD
- a CDS encoding LON peptidase substrate-binding domain-containing protein, which produces MSGTRLSIFPLTGAILFPGLQLPLHIFEPRYRAMVGDSLARDRRIAMIQPTEPEDDAPLYGIGCVGKITDVQTSEDGLYNIVLEGEARFRILRELSVNTPFRQVEAELIEEPAEEYLSLGERASFEHEARKFADAQGYAIDWDSVAQLDDVTLINGVSQIAPFDAAAKQGLLEAPNLRERCDLLVSLLEFFAKGDPDEGHVTLQ
- a CDS encoding DUF1244 domain-containing protein; translated protein: MREQPDPIDTLPDDVAAAAFRRLVRHLRHRHDAQNIELMGLAGFCRNCLSDWIIDAGFDGDKAAARELIHGMPMDEWKATHQSEATREQIEAMAASLHKNAADLR
- a CDS encoding MarC family protein, with the protein product MLQLFLSAFITLFVVIDPPGCAPIYAGLTKGATPAQARNMAMRACVIAAIILLVFALFGQDLLGALHIELDSFRIAGGLMLFWIAWEMVFEKRTQRREERAEKVAATPEVEDVSVFPMAMPMLAGPGAIAAIMLLQNEAEGLDETLVVLGALGAVLLLTMVALMAAGPLIRMLGARVEAVITRLLGVLLAALAAQYVIDGLRGSFNV